A window from Pseudomonas frederiksbergensis encodes these proteins:
- a CDS encoding TolC family outer membrane protein: MRVLTPLCSAILLAMACASQAQAMSLTEAIQSTIATHPELASRVDSRLSADEQVKVAKGGFYPSVDLNAAYGRGYSDNTSTRALGNHHTEILTYTQSELRLRQMLFDGFNTANEVQRTKGVVNSRAYYAQGTAQDLALRTIEVYLEVLKRRELVTLAKNNLQAHMRVNDQIGLRTERGIGSTADSDQSVARRALAQNNLDTAEVDLADAESNFYAVVGRLPDELETPPSTRGELPATLQEAQQSMVENNPYLKSAQADVQSAESQYEVAKSPFYPRFDAEAAVGANNNVQGDEGHDNEWRVGIVMNYNLFRGGSDKARLASDAHQINQAMDIRNNALRQLNENIHLAWNAMVNAKKQTPTAREYADTSQRVRVAYQDQFGLGQRTLLDLLDSENELYNANRRYTEVRYTEEFSMYRVLANMGQLLSKQRVVLPADAIASTEVKNEARLPELK; this comes from the coding sequence ATGCGCGTATTAACCCCCCTCTGCAGCGCAATTCTGCTGGCCATGGCCTGCGCTTCTCAAGCTCAGGCCATGTCATTGACGGAGGCGATCCAGAGCACCATCGCGACCCACCCGGAGCTGGCCTCGCGCGTAGACAGCCGCCTTTCGGCCGATGAACAAGTGAAAGTCGCCAAGGGAGGATTTTATCCATCGGTTGATCTGAATGCCGCGTACGGGCGCGGGTACAGCGATAACACCAGCACCCGGGCACTCGGTAATCACCACACCGAAATCCTGACCTACACCCAATCGGAATTGCGTCTGCGGCAGATGCTCTTCGATGGCTTCAATACCGCCAACGAAGTCCAGCGCACCAAAGGCGTGGTCAATTCCCGGGCCTATTACGCTCAGGGCACCGCTCAGGATCTGGCCCTGCGTACCATCGAGGTCTACCTCGAAGTGCTCAAGCGCCGTGAACTGGTGACCTTGGCCAAGAACAATCTGCAAGCTCACATGCGAGTCAACGATCAGATCGGCCTGCGCACCGAGCGGGGTATCGGCAGCACCGCCGACTCCGACCAGTCCGTCGCTCGCCGGGCACTGGCACAAAACAACCTCGATACCGCTGAAGTCGATCTGGCGGATGCCGAATCGAACTTCTACGCCGTCGTCGGGCGCCTGCCCGATGAACTCGAAACCCCGCCCTCGACCCGCGGCGAACTGCCCGCCACCTTGCAGGAAGCCCAGCAAAGCATGGTGGAAAACAACCCGTACCTGAAATCCGCCCAGGCCGATGTGCAGTCAGCCGAGAGCCAGTACGAAGTCGCCAAGTCGCCGTTCTACCCTCGGTTCGACGCCGAAGCCGCCGTGGGTGCCAACAACAACGTGCAGGGCGATGAAGGCCATGACAACGAATGGCGAGTCGGCATCGTGATGAACTACAACCTGTTCCGCGGTGGCAGCGACAAGGCTCGCCTGGCTTCCGATGCACACCAGATCAACCAGGCGATGGACATCCGCAACAATGCCCTGCGCCAACTCAACGAGAACATTCACCTGGCCTGGAACGCCATGGTCAACGCCAAGAAACAAACCCCGACTGCCCGCGAATACGCCGATACCAGCCAACGCGTGCGCGTGGCGTATCAGGACCAGTTCGGCCTCGGCCAACGCACCCTGCTCGACCTGCTGGACAGTGAAAACGAGCTCTACAACGCCAACCGCCGCTATACCGAAGTGCGCTACACCGAGGAGTTCTCGATGTACCGCGTGCTGGCGAACATGGGTCAGTTGCTGAGCAAACAACGGGTGGTATTGCCCGCCGATGCGATCGCCTCCACGGAAGTAAAAAACGAAGCCCGTCTGCCTGAACTGAAGTAG
- a CDS encoding LysR family transcriptional regulator, with protein MANALPDLKLLRIFVSVVRHQGFANAQQELNLSTSAISTYMSQLEAALGLVLCHRGRGGFSLTSKGELFHQETLRLLGELEGFEQYAAALKGELRGTLNLGVIDSTVSDKALPFAEAIGAYSQEHPAVHLHLSVMSPYELQLGVQDNRLDLAIGAFSTRMSGLVYMPLYREHHWLYCSSRHPLFTERRIPEQVITQQRMVGRGYWSQAELARHGFKHSAATVESMEAQLILVLSGAYIGYLPEHYAQAWADKGDLRVLLPATFGYQAPFSMIVRRGRSREPLIQTFRDLLKAQLNQA; from the coding sequence ATGGCCAACGCATTACCCGACCTGAAACTGTTGCGCATCTTCGTCAGCGTGGTTCGCCATCAGGGGTTTGCCAACGCCCAGCAAGAACTCAACCTTTCGACCTCGGCCATCAGCACTTACATGAGCCAGCTCGAAGCTGCCCTCGGCCTGGTGCTCTGTCATCGCGGCCGCGGTGGTTTCAGCCTGACCAGCAAAGGTGAACTGTTCCACCAGGAGACCCTGCGCCTGCTCGGCGAACTCGAAGGCTTCGAGCAATACGCCGCCGCCCTCAAGGGCGAACTGCGCGGCACCTTGAACCTCGGCGTCATCGACTCCACCGTCAGCGACAAGGCCTTGCCCTTCGCCGAAGCCATCGGCGCCTACAGCCAGGAACACCCGGCCGTGCATTTGCATTTGTCGGTCATGAGCCCTTACGAACTGCAACTCGGCGTGCAGGACAACCGCCTCGACCTGGCCATCGGCGCGTTCTCCACGCGCATGAGCGGTCTGGTCTACATGCCGCTCTACCGCGAACATCACTGGTTGTATTGCAGCAGCCGTCATCCGCTGTTCACCGAACGGCGCATCCCCGAGCAAGTCATTACGCAGCAACGCATGGTTGGCCGCGGCTACTGGAGCCAGGCAGAACTGGCACGTCACGGCTTCAAGCACAGCGCGGCGACGGTGGAAAGCATGGAGGCGCAGCTGATCCTGGTGCTGTCGGGTGCCTACATCGGTTACTTGCCGGAGCACTACGCGCAGGCTTGGGCGGACAAGGGTGATTTACGGGTGCTGTTGCCGGCGACCTTCGGCTATCAGGCGCCGTTCTCGATGATCGTGCGTCGTGGCCGCAGCCGCGAGCCGTTGATCCAGACCTTTCGCGATTTGCTCAAAGCACAACTGAATCAGGCTTGA
- the speB gene encoding agmatinase, producing the protein MDKILHQPLGGNEMPRFGGIATMMRLPHVPTAAGLDAAFVGVPLDIGTSLRPGTRFGPREIRAESVMIRPYNMATGAAPFDSLSVADIGDVAINTFNLLDAVRIIEESYHKILEHNVIPLTLGGDHTITLPILRAIHKKHGKVGLVHIDAHADVNDHMFGEKIAHGTTFRRAVEEGLLDPDRVVQIGLRAQGYTADDFNWSRNQGFRVVQAEECWHKSLAPLMAEVREKVGGGPVYLSFDIDGIDPAWAPGTGTPEIGGLTTIQAIEIVRGCQGLDLVGCDLVEVSPAYDTTGNTSLLAANLLYEMLCVLPGVVHR; encoded by the coding sequence GTGGACAAGATTCTTCACCAACCACTGGGCGGCAATGAAATGCCGCGCTTCGGCGGCATCGCCACCATGATGCGACTCCCCCATGTGCCAACCGCTGCCGGTCTGGATGCTGCCTTCGTTGGCGTCCCGCTGGACATCGGCACTTCCCTGCGCCCAGGCACCCGTTTCGGGCCTCGCGAAATCCGCGCCGAATCGGTGATGATTCGCCCGTACAACATGGCCACCGGCGCTGCACCGTTCGACTCGCTGTCGGTTGCCGACATCGGTGACGTAGCGATCAACACGTTCAACCTGCTGGACGCGGTACGGATCATCGAAGAGTCCTACCACAAAATTCTCGAACACAATGTGATCCCCCTGACCCTCGGCGGCGACCACACCATCACCCTGCCCATCCTGCGTGCGATCCATAAGAAGCACGGCAAGGTCGGCCTGGTGCACATCGACGCTCACGCGGATGTGAACGATCACATGTTCGGCGAGAAAATCGCCCATGGCACCACCTTCCGTCGCGCTGTCGAAGAAGGCCTTCTGGATCCGGACCGCGTGGTGCAGATTGGCTTGCGCGCTCAGGGTTACACCGCTGATGACTTCAACTGGAGCCGCAACCAGGGCTTCCGTGTGGTTCAGGCCGAAGAGTGCTGGCACAAATCCCTGGCCCCGCTGATGGCCGAAGTTCGCGAGAAAGTCGGCGGCGGTCCGGTGTACCTGAGTTTCGACATCGATGGCATCGATCCCGCCTGGGCGCCAGGTACCGGCACCCCGGAAATCGGTGGTCTGACGACCATTCAGGCAATTGAAATCGTTCGCGGCTGCCAAGGCCTCGACCTGGTCGGCTGCGATCTGGTAGAAGTCTCGCCCGCTTACGACACCACCGGCAACACCTCGCTGCTGGCCGCCAACCTGCTGTACGAAATGCTCTGCGTACTGCCTGGCGTAGTCCACCGCTGA
- a CDS encoding tRNA-uridine aminocarboxypropyltransferase: MSRIQCPRCLRPHTHCLCPLIPSLDSRTRVLLLQHPSEVNHALNTARLAALGLKNAELIVGEVFEDLPALLNQPGYQARLLFPADDAQPLQAYTANDQPLLLVVPDGTWRKARKMLHLNPLLAALPRVTLAQGAASRYRLRKAPGPGALSTVEAIVQALQTLEAPTSFEPLLKPFDALIEGQIAAMGEETFRRNHGPKESL, from the coding sequence ATGTCCAGAATCCAATGTCCGCGCTGCCTGCGTCCGCACACTCACTGTTTGTGCCCACTGATTCCGAGCCTCGACAGCCGCACCCGAGTGCTGTTGTTGCAGCACCCGAGCGAAGTGAATCATGCGCTGAACACGGCGCGATTGGCGGCATTGGGGTTGAAGAATGCCGAGTTGATCGTGGGCGAGGTGTTCGAGGATTTGCCGGCGCTGTTGAATCAACCGGGTTATCAGGCGCGGCTGCTGTTTCCTGCCGATGATGCGCAGCCGTTGCAGGCTTACACGGCAAATGATCAGCCGTTATTACTGGTCGTCCCCGACGGCACCTGGCGCAAGGCGCGCAAGATGCTGCACCTCAATCCGCTGCTGGCGGCGCTGCCGAGGGTGACGTTGGCGCAGGGCGCGGCGTCGAGATATCGATTGCGCAAGGCACCGGGACCGGGGGCGTTGTCGACGGTGGAGGCGATTGTTCAGGCGTTGCAGACCCTTGAAGCACCGACTTCTTTTGAACCGTTGTTAAAACCGTTCGATGCGTTGATCGAGGGGCAGATCGCAGCGATGGGGGAGGAGACCTTTCGACGCAATCATGGGCCGAAAGAGTCGTTGTGA
- a CDS encoding type I secretion system permease/ATPase codes for MTSMEPGNIGVDPRLSFDDPLLDGLLILCKLHGATVSRASLSAGLPLHKQRLSLDLLPRAAARAGLQARLLRRELADISALNLPIMLILNNGRTAILRRFGDDGQLLILPSEADGGEQWVSRDELAENYSGQALFARPRHELEDLRSPLVPRVEAWFRDTLKLSKWLYSDAILASFLINLLGLMVPLFVMQTYDRVVPNQATSTLWVLSIGLLIGTGFELVLRVVRAHLLDTAGKKTDVILSATLFERITGMAMKARPATIGGFAQSIHDFQGLREFLTAVTLTSLIDLPFAVLMLVVIGLLGGWLVVIPLLAFPLTIIFAMVIQVRLRDTVQKSLALGAERQALLIETLGGLETLKACSAESERQHKWESTHGALTRLDSHARNLSALATNGTLFIQQFCGMATIVAGVYSIIAGNLSVGALVATYMLGSRVLAPLGQIAGLITRYQQAQLTMKSTDALMSLPQERDARQRPLERTQLQGAIDVSNVTFHYNGQNAPALANISFSVKPGERIGIIGRSGSGKSTLARLVMGFYAPEEGQLLLDGLDLRQLDVADLRQQIGYVAHDLPLLAGSLRDNLTLGARYISDARMLEVAELTGVTELARQHPQGFDRPVGERGQLLSGGQRQAVLLARALLLDPPIMLLDEPTSAMDNSSEDVLRQKLHRWVQGKTLLLVTHRTSMLSLVDRLVVLDNGRIVADGPKEVVIDALRKGRVGSATV; via the coding sequence GTGACCAGCATGGAACCCGGCAACATTGGTGTCGATCCGCGCCTGAGCTTCGATGACCCGCTTCTGGATGGTCTGTTGATCCTCTGCAAACTCCACGGCGCGACAGTCAGTCGCGCCAGCCTGAGTGCCGGGCTGCCTCTGCACAAACAACGCTTGAGCCTGGACCTGCTGCCTCGCGCAGCGGCCCGGGCCGGCTTGCAGGCGCGATTGCTGCGCCGTGAACTGGCGGACATTAGCGCCCTCAACCTGCCGATAATGCTGATCCTCAACAACGGCCGAACGGCCATTCTGCGACGCTTCGGCGATGACGGGCAGTTGTTGATTTTGCCGAGCGAAGCCGATGGCGGTGAACAATGGGTCAGCAGGGATGAACTGGCCGAGAATTACAGCGGCCAGGCCTTGTTCGCCCGGCCACGGCATGAACTCGAAGACTTGCGCTCACCGCTGGTGCCGCGGGTTGAGGCGTGGTTTCGCGACACTTTGAAGCTGTCGAAGTGGCTGTACAGCGACGCGATTCTGGCGAGTTTCCTGATCAACCTGCTGGGGCTGATGGTGCCGCTGTTCGTGATGCAGACCTACGACCGGGTGGTGCCGAACCAGGCCACGTCGACGTTGTGGGTGCTGTCGATCGGCTTGCTGATCGGCACCGGTTTCGAACTGGTATTGCGGGTGGTGCGCGCGCACCTGCTGGACACCGCCGGGAAGAAAACCGACGTGATCCTTTCCGCCACATTGTTCGAACGCATCACCGGCATGGCGATGAAAGCCCGGCCGGCGACCATTGGTGGTTTCGCCCAAAGCATTCATGACTTCCAGGGTCTGCGGGAATTCCTCACCGCCGTGACCCTCACCAGCCTGATCGACCTGCCCTTTGCCGTGCTGATGCTGGTGGTGATCGGCCTGCTCGGTGGCTGGCTGGTGGTGATTCCGTTACTGGCGTTTCCGCTCACGATCATCTTCGCGATGGTGATCCAGGTCCGCCTGCGCGACACCGTTCAGAAAAGCCTGGCCCTGGGCGCCGAACGCCAGGCGCTGCTGATCGAAACCCTCGGCGGCCTGGAAACCCTCAAGGCCTGCAGTGCCGAAAGCGAACGCCAGCACAAATGGGAAAGCACCCACGGCGCCCTCACCCGCCTCGACAGCCATGCGCGCAACCTCTCGGCGCTGGCCACCAACGGCACGCTGTTCATCCAGCAATTCTGCGGCATGGCGACCATCGTCGCCGGGGTCTACAGCATCATCGCCGGCAACCTCAGCGTCGGCGCGCTGGTCGCGACGTACATGCTCGGCAGTCGGGTGCTCGCGCCGCTGGGGCAGATTGCCGGGTTGATCACGCGCTATCAGCAAGCGCAACTGACCATGAAAAGCACCGATGCGCTGATGTCCTTGCCCCAGGAGCGCGACGCCAGGCAACGGCCGCTGGAACGCACGCAACTGCAAGGCGCGATAGACGTCAGCAATGTGACGTTCCACTACAACGGCCAGAACGCGCCGGCCCTGGCCAACATCAGCTTCAGCGTGAAACCCGGTGAGCGGATCGGCATCATCGGCCGCAGCGGCTCGGGCAAAAGTACCTTGGCGCGGCTGGTGATGGGGTTCTACGCCCCCGAAGAAGGCCAACTGCTGCTCGATGGCCTGGACCTGCGGCAACTGGATGTCGCCGACCTGCGCCAGCAAATCGGTTACGTCGCCCATGACCTGCCACTGTTGGCCGGCAGCCTGCGCGACAACCTGACCCTCGGCGCACGCTACATCAGCGATGCACGGATGCTCGAAGTCGCCGAACTGACCGGGGTCACCGAGCTGGCCCGTCAGCATCCGCAAGGTTTCGACCGGCCAGTGGGTGAACGCGGACAACTGCTGTCCGGCGGGCAACGCCAGGCAGTGTTGCTGGCCCGCGCCTTGTTGCTGGATCCGCCGATCATGTTGCTCGACGAACCCACCAGCGCCATGGACAACAGCAGCGAAGACGTTCTGCGGCAAAAACTCCACCGCTGGGTCCAGGGCAAGACCCTGCTGCTGGTGACCCACCGCACCTCGATGCTCAGCCTGGTGGATCGGCTGGTGGTACTGGACAACGGGCGGATCGTCGCCGACGGCCCGAAAGAAGTGGTCATCGATGCACTGCGCAAGGGCCGTGTCGGCTCTGCGACGGTTTAG
- a CDS encoding HlyD family type I secretion periplasmic adaptor subunit, with amino-acid sequence MARSSSDTSSNSKPRGYFGSFSKSAESEFMPETAGASLQDSPRWSRITVWLAAALIITAVVWARFAVLQEVTMGEGKAIPSSKVQVIQNLEGGIVTEIFVREGQMVNKGDTLLRLDDTRFLSNKGESEADRYALTAQVERLSAEAEGRPFKLSPEVIAKAPQVAEDERSLYEQRQRRLASEQRTLSEQLRQKAQELAEFRSKQGQYSSSLALLQQEMNMSAPLVGSGAVSPVEILRLKRSAVEIRGSLNATTLAIPRAESAINEIKSKIDESEQSFRSDAAKELNEKRTDLSKITASSIAIDDRVTRTTVVSPVHGIIKVLKVNTIGGVVQPGSDMVEIVPIEDNLLIEAKVRPQDVAFLHPGQKAMVKFSAYDYTIYGGLTAKLELIGADTITDDKGNSFYLIQVRTDKNHLGGDVKPLLIIPGMVATVDIITGEKSVLDYLLKPVLKARTEAMRER; translated from the coding sequence ATGGCGCGTTCATCGTCCGACACCTCGTCCAATTCGAAACCGCGCGGCTACTTCGGCAGTTTCAGCAAAAGCGCCGAAAGCGAATTCATGCCGGAAACCGCGGGCGCCTCATTGCAGGATTCACCACGCTGGTCGCGGATCACCGTGTGGCTGGCCGCTGCGCTGATTATCACGGCGGTGGTCTGGGCCAGGTTCGCGGTGCTGCAGGAAGTGACCATGGGCGAAGGCAAGGCGATTCCGTCGAGCAAGGTTCAAGTGATCCAGAACCTGGAGGGCGGCATCGTCACTGAAATCTTCGTTCGTGAAGGGCAAATGGTGAACAAGGGCGACACCCTGCTGCGCCTCGATGACACTCGATTCCTGTCGAACAAGGGCGAAAGCGAGGCCGACCGTTATGCGCTGACCGCTCAAGTCGAAAGGCTGTCGGCCGAAGCGGAAGGCCGGCCGTTCAAGCTGTCCCCCGAAGTGATCGCCAAGGCACCGCAAGTGGCCGAGGACGAACGCTCGCTGTACGAACAACGGCAACGTCGACTGGCCAGCGAACAGCGCACCCTGAGTGAGCAACTTCGGCAAAAAGCCCAGGAACTTGCCGAGTTCCGCTCGAAACAGGGCCAATACAGTTCAAGCCTGGCGCTATTGCAGCAAGAAATGAACATGTCCGCGCCGCTGGTGGGCAGCGGGGCGGTTTCGCCGGTGGAAATCCTGCGACTCAAACGCAGCGCGGTGGAGATTCGCGGTTCATTGAACGCCACGACCCTGGCGATTCCCCGCGCTGAATCGGCGATCAATGAGATCAAAAGCAAGATTGACGAGTCCGAACAATCCTTCCGCTCCGACGCGGCGAAAGAACTGAATGAAAAGCGCACCGACCTGTCGAAAATCACCGCATCGAGCATTGCTATCGACGACCGCGTGACCCGCACCACGGTGGTGTCGCCGGTGCACGGGATTATCAAAGTACTGAAGGTCAACACCATCGGCGGCGTGGTCCAGCCGGGCAGCGACATGGTGGAAATCGTGCCCATTGAAGACAACTTGCTGATCGAAGCCAAGGTCCGGCCGCAGGACGTGGCGTTTCTGCACCCGGGCCAAAAAGCCATGGTCAAGTTCAGTGCTTATGACTACACGATTTATGGAGGATTGACCGCGAAACTGGAGTTGATTGGCGCGGACACGATTACCGATGACAAGGGCAACAGCTTCTACCTGATTCAGGTGAGGACGGATAAGAATCACTTGGGCGGGGATGTGAAACCGTTGCTGATCATTCCCGGGATGGTGGCGACGGTGGACATCATCACCGGGGAGAAAAGCGTGCTGGATTACTTGCTCAAACCAGTGCTTAAAGCCCGGACCGAGGCAATGCGCGAACGGTAG